The window GCAAGCCCCGGTTCGCCGGGGCTTTTTCATTTCTGCTGCAGTTGCACAGGGCCGGAGGTGACGATGAATCTCGAACTCTTTGCCGGGGAAGACGGGGAACTGTCGCTCTATGCCTTTGAGTCCCGGGTGCGGCGCCAGGGATATCGCATCATCGCCGGTCTGGACGAAGCGGGACGCGGGCCGCTGGCCGGCCCGGTGGTCGCTGCCGCCGTCATCCTTCCCCATGGCATGGAGATTTCGGGGCTGGACGACTCGAAGAAACTCACGCCAGGCCGCCGCGAGGCGGTTCTCGAAATCGTCAGGGAAAAGGCCCTGGCCATTGGGGTCGGTATGGCCGATCATGCCGCCATCGATCGGATCAACATCCTCCAGGCAACGCTCGCGGCCATGCGGAGTGCCGTTGCCAACCTCTCCCTTATCCCGGATTACCTCCTCATCGACGGCATCAGCACCATTCCGGTCAATATCCCGCAAAAAACCATCAAAAAGGGAGATTCCCTCTCTGCTTCCATTGCTGCCGCTTCCATCGTTGCCAAGGTGACGCGTGACCGGCTGATGGAGGAGTATGACCTGCAATACCCCGGATACGGCTTTGCCAGCCACAAGGGGTACGGTGCAGCGTCGCACCTGGCAGCCATTGCCGCTCTCGGACCTTCGCCGATCCATCGCCGCACCTTTCGCGGGGTAAGGGAACACCTGCGGAGCGATGCATGAAGCGGGGAGGGGAGAAGGGCGCCTCCAACCAACAGGTCGGTGAGGCGGGGGAAGAGCTGGCAGTTGCCCTGCTCAGCGCCAAGGGGTATCGGATCGTCGAGCGCAACTTCCGCTGCAAGGGGGGGGAGGTGGACATCGTGGCCCGCGATGGCTCGACCCTGGTCTTTGTCGAGGTGAAGACCCGCCGCGACCTTTCCTACGGCCCCCCGCAGCTGGCGGTCACCCCCTTCAAGCAGCGCCAGATCTCCAAGGCGGCACTCTTCTGGCTTGCCCGGGCCAAAAAGCCCGACGCGGCCGCCCGCTTCGACGTGGTGGCCATCACCCTGCTCGCGGGTGCTTCACCGCAGGTCGAACATATCGTCAATGCCTTCGATCTGGCGTATTGACATGCGGTGGGGCGTTGCAAAGCCCTTTCTCGTATGCTACGGTTAGCCATTGAAAAAATGAGGGAGCATGCCATGGACTTCACCGTTGCCCTGGCCCAGATCCGACCCAAACTGGGCTGCCTGGCCGACAACCTGACCACCATCGAGGCTGCCGTAGAGCGGGCCATTGCGGAGCGTGCCGATCTGGTGCTCTTCCCCGAGTTGGGCCTGACCGGCTATTTTCTCAAGGACCTGGTGCCGGACGTGGCCCTTTCCCTGGACGCCCCAGCCATCGCCCGGCTGATCGACCTGTCCCGCCACATCGCCATTGCCGTCGGTTTTGTCGAGGTGACAGCGGACTACCGCTTCTTCAATACCGCCCTCTATCTGGAGGATGGACAGATCCGCCACCGTCACCGCAAGGTCTATCTCCCCACCTATGGACTCTTCGACGAGCAGCGCTATCTGGCCCGCGGCGAGTGTTTCCGGGCCTTCGACACCCGTTTCGGCCGGATGGGAATGCTCATCTGCGAGGATATGTGGCACCTCTCAGCCCCGTATATCCTGGCCATGGACGGCGCCACCACCCTGATCTGCCTCTCCAGCAGCCCCGGCAGGGGGGTCACCGATGCAGATTCCCTCGGCTCCACCGATGCCTGGCAGAAACTCACCTCTACCGTTGCCATGTTTCTCAACAGCCGGGTGCTCTACTGCAACCGGGTCGGGTACGAGGATGGCGTGAATTTCTGGGGCGGTTCCGAGGCGGTCGATCCGGACGGCTCGACCATCGTCCGCGCGCAACTCTTTGAAGAGGATCTGGTGCTGGCGAGGCTCAGCCAGGGCGCGCTACGGCGCGAACGGATCTTTGCCCCGATGATGCGGGACGAGAACCTCTTCATCACCATGAAGGAGCTGAGGCGGATCGAGCAGGGGAGGGAGTGCTGATGGCGGGATTGACGGTGAACGGCAAGCTTTTGCGCCAGGTCCTGACCGGTTTTGTCAGGGAGGAAGTCACCAAGGTGGGGCTGAAAAAGGTGGTGCTCGGGCTCTCCGGCGGCATCGACTCGGCCCTGGTCGCCCATCTGGCAGCAGAGGGGCTGGGGCCGGAGAATGTCCATGCCATCGTGATGCCCTACAAGGCCAGCAACCCGGAGAGCGAGGCCCATGCCCGCCTGGTGGCTGAGAACCTGGGGATATCGTACCAGGTCATCGAGATAACCCCGATGGTGGATGCCTACTTCAATCTCTTCCCCGATGCGGACCCCATGCGGCGCGGCAACAAGATGGCCCGGGAGCGGATGACCATTCTCTTCGACCATTCGGCAGCCCTTGGCGCCCTGGTGCTCGGGACCAGCAACAAGACCGAGCTGCTGCTCGGCTATGGTACCCTCTACGGTGACATGGCCAGCGCTCTGAACCCGATTGGCGACCTCTACAAGTCCCAGGTCTGGGAGCTTTCCGAAGAGATGAAGGTGCCGCGGGCCGTCATAGACAAGCAGCCCTCCGCGGACCTCTGGGCCGGGCAGACTGACGAGCAGGAGCTGGGCTTCACCTATCGGGCCGTGGACGAACTGCTCTATCGGATGGTGGATCTGCGGATGACCCGTGATGAGCTGTTGGCCAGCGGGCTTGCCCCGGATTTCATCGACCAGATCCAGCGCAAGGTGCAGAATTCCCACTTCAAACGACGGCTGCCGGTGATCGCCAAGGTCTCCAACCGGACCATCGATCGGGATTTCCGTTATTCCAGAGACTGGGGGAAATAGGGTGCCGGCAGGCACTCTCTATATCGTTGCCACCCCCATCGGCAACCTGGAAGACATGACCTTCCGGGCGGTGCGGATCCTTGGCGAGGTGGACCTGATCGCAGCAGAGGACACCCGCCATACCCGCAAGCTCCTGACCCACTTCGGCATCTCCCGGCCGCTCGTCTCCTATTTCGACCATAACCAGCAGATCAAGGGGCAGCAGATCATTGCAGCGCTTGTCGAGGGGAAGAACGTGGCACTGGTCTCCGATGCAGGCACCCCCTGCATCTCCGACCCCGGCTACCAGCTGGTGCGCGATGCCGCGGCAGCCGGGGTGAACGTGGTTCCGCTGCCCGGCGGGTGCGCGGCAATTGCGGCCCTGTCGGCATCCGGGCTGCCCACGGACGAGTTCACCTTTATCGGGTTTCTGCCCAATCGTCAGGGGAAACGACGCGAGAGGCTGTCATCGCTGGCTGCCGAACCTCGCCTGCTCGTATTTTACGAGGCGCCGCACCGGCTTGCGGCCACCCTGGCCGACATGGCCGATCTGTTCGGCGACCGGAGCGCGGTGGTGGCCCGTGAACTGACAAAAATATACGAGGAGATCGCCCGTGACCGTCTTCCGGAGCTAGCCCGCCGTTTCACCGAGACGCCTGCCCGGGGGGAGGTGGTGATCCTGGTGGCCGCAGGAGAGCCGCAGCTGGAGCATGCGCCCCCTGACATGGCAGATATGCTGCGGACCGCGCTTGCCGCGGGCTGCACGGTCAAGGAGGCGGTGCAGCGGGTGACCGCCCTTTCGGGCGCGTCGCGCAGCGCGGTCTATGCCGCAGCACTGGCGCTGAAGGAAAAGGGTTGACGGGCAGTGGATAATTGGTGAGAAATGGGAAACGGGCCTGCAGATGCAGGCCCGTTTCGTTTGTGCAGCCTCCTACTGGAGGAAAGCCTTGAGATCGGCAAGCTCGGTTGCAGACAGGAT of the Geobacter sp. genome contains:
- a CDS encoding ribonuclease HII yields the protein MNLELFAGEDGELSLYAFESRVRRQGYRIIAGLDEAGRGPLAGPVVAAAVILPHGMEISGLDDSKKLTPGRREAVLEIVREKALAIGVGMADHAAIDRINILQATLAAMRSAVANLSLIPDYLLIDGISTIPVNIPQKTIKKGDSLSASIAAASIVAKVTRDRLMEEYDLQYPGYGFASHKGYGAASHLAAIAALGPSPIHRRTFRGVREHLRSDA
- a CDS encoding YraN family protein, whose translation is MKRGGEKGASNQQVGEAGEELAVALLSAKGYRIVERNFRCKGGEVDIVARDGSTLVFVEVKTRRDLSYGPPQLAVTPFKQRQISKAALFWLARAKKPDAAARFDVVAITLLAGASPQVEHIVNAFDLAY
- a CDS encoding carbon-nitrogen hydrolase, encoding MDFTVALAQIRPKLGCLADNLTTIEAAVERAIAERADLVLFPELGLTGYFLKDLVPDVALSLDAPAIARLIDLSRHIAIAVGFVEVTADYRFFNTALYLEDGQIRHRHRKVYLPTYGLFDEQRYLARGECFRAFDTRFGRMGMLICEDMWHLSAPYILAMDGATTLICLSSSPGRGVTDADSLGSTDAWQKLTSTVAMFLNSRVLYCNRVGYEDGVNFWGGSEAVDPDGSTIVRAQLFEEDLVLARLSQGALRRERIFAPMMRDENLFITMKELRRIEQGREC
- a CDS encoding NAD+ synthase — translated: MAGLTVNGKLLRQVLTGFVREEVTKVGLKKVVLGLSGGIDSALVAHLAAEGLGPENVHAIVMPYKASNPESEAHARLVAENLGISYQVIEITPMVDAYFNLFPDADPMRRGNKMARERMTILFDHSAALGALVLGTSNKTELLLGYGTLYGDMASALNPIGDLYKSQVWELSEEMKVPRAVIDKQPSADLWAGQTDEQELGFTYRAVDELLYRMVDLRMTRDELLASGLAPDFIDQIQRKVQNSHFKRRLPVIAKVSNRTIDRDFRYSRDWGK
- the rsmI gene encoding 16S rRNA (cytidine(1402)-2'-O)-methyltransferase is translated as MTFRAVRILGEVDLIAAEDTRHTRKLLTHFGISRPLVSYFDHNQQIKGQQIIAALVEGKNVALVSDAGTPCISDPGYQLVRDAAAAGVNVVPLPGGCAAIAALSASGLPTDEFTFIGFLPNRQGKRRERLSSLAAEPRLLVFYEAPHRLAATLADMADLFGDRSAVVARELTKIYEEIARDRLPELARRFTETPARGEVVILVAAGEPQLEHAPPDMADMLRTALAAGCTVKEAVQRVTALSGASRSAVYAAALALKEKG